ttttctaattttttttaatcaatattttttattttttcatgtttatAAGCGTGCTCATAATTAAATGGCCAaattaaaaaaccaaaaaacGGCATTCCTAATTTTTTTTCGTAGCAATGTTTGTGCACGTAGTATAGAACATACTACATTTAAATTTGGTTTCAACCTCATTCAActctctaaaaaatatttttaaaaaattgggtaAAACTTCAACTATTTAATTAGAATTAAAAGCTAAACCAATAATAACATGGACCATCGTGTGAACAATCGTGGTTGTAGTTTTTTTATCTATATAAGGTAAccttttaattgattttagtgTCCTAAATATTCAGATTATATACATAGtttaaatagaaaaatatttaataagccAAATTTTAGTtggttttaaaatcctaaatattaggaaaataacttaaattacaattctatccaatgtgaaatctatttttagagggtaaaaaaggcgaacgacatttcgctaagggccttcgtgcttttaatatagtatagatatgaGGAGTTAAGAGCACTGGTTTTTTTCTCTCTTATGCGATGGCAAAATATTTTTGCAGATTTCATGCGTTGTCTTCCAACAATAATTACTATTTCAAAATCTAATGGTAGATTATAGTTCATAACAATACTTGCCGTAGTATTTTAAGATAGAAACTAACGGATTCAACAACAAAGCTGCTAAAGAAATATGTAtgctttaaattttaaaaacagcAAATAATTCataagaaaggaaaataaaaaggtaaaattgGTCTTGTATGATTAAAGGACAAAGAATTTAAAAACATTACATTCGTGGGCTTCCCTTGTTGGAAAAAGAAACTTTTCTCCTACTTTTTGTATTCTTTTTATtgtcttaatattttttttttcttattaggAAAAGATATCAAACACGAAATTATATTTGGACAAAACTTATTTGATTTCGAACTCCTAAATAGTAGGAAAGTTTTTTGaatttataattttatccaacgtaaaatatatttttaaagggtaaaaagacGAACAACATTTCGTTAAggtcttcgtacttttaatatttttcagctttttgGTTGAAATCAATCGACCTAGATACTTTTAACTTATAGTCCCTAAACAATGTTGAAATCCACCCATATACACATCCTATTATGTACGGACTCATTTTTAAGTTATGTAAGTGAAAATATTTATTGTTTATGAGTGGCACTAGACTTGGATCTAAGAACCAATTTCGATATCATATTAAATTGTATCTGTGTGACCACCTATTAGCAAGAATGAGAAGAGGTTAAAGTTTCAATATTTTATCCCCCTCCTTGCAAATGTACTATAAGATTGGTGAAAGTGGTAGAAATACTTCTTTTAATATTAAAGCTGATCCTAAATATGTGGGCGTTTTTCTAAAACTTGCTGGCATTAATTGTTTAAGCTTTAAAATATgctaaaactgaaaataaatctgttatttttggaataaaccaagaatgctactatttatataaataatcttAAATAAGTGATATGACATGTAAAAATCCTTAATAGTATTATCTATTGTATGTGTGGGTATCAATTACTAAAGCAATGAGTTCTCTAATGTAAAGGAGGAACACAAGAACTATAATTTGTTTCTCAAGCCTTTCACTTTCTTGTTAGGCCAGGAAGAGAAAACAAACAGAAGAaagaagtttaaaaaaaaaagaaaaaaaaacagaatctTGCATATGGACAGGGCAGAAAAGATTATTGTTTACTTTTATTTTGACAAAGATAGATTTTAGTTTAGTGGGGTTTGCAAGACTTTATTGAAGAGAAGACATTTGCACTGTTGCCACCCTTTTACACAGAGAAggatttgaaattttgaaatagCCCCTCATATGTATTCACGTGAAACCATAGAATTCTCCGACGTTGTTTAGGTAGGATAATAATTATTCATATTTCTACTTAATTTAACTTGATCCAAGAATTTTTTGATGTTATTGATATTAGGACACCATCAATGTATGTAATTATTACTTATTAGTATAGGCAGTTCATGAGCTTAGATTGGAGTAATTTAATTTTTAGGTTAGCGATTGTATAGTTTGAACAATAATTACTTTTCTGAGCCAGAAAACAGGATATTTTGTAGTATGTTGAACCCTGCAATTTAAAATGTTGTAAAGGAGTTTGAACACTGGCAGTCAATGTTATTCTTCTACTACCACATTTTCTTTCTCTTCCGTTTTTGGGTCCAAATATTGTGTTTACTTCTTACGAGATTGCAAATTTTGTGGCTACATTGCAACATTATATTCTTTCCATAGTCCACTTACCAACCAATCTTGACCAGTTTGTGTACGCCTCGACTAATTTTGTGGTCTACCTAGCATGGCACACTTGGATGGAGCTAAAGTCGATTGCTAATTGCATTTTGCCTTTATGGTACAAAGGCAAAGATAGAACTAATAATATTCATCATAtatgtttggacatgcacaaTACACCTAATTCTACATAAGAATCAATGACAATTTACCACCAATGGTAAGAGAAAGAATGAATAAGGAATCACTAATTGGAATATTTCAATGGTTTGAGCACGCAACCTGCAAATGCTTATGCCTTCCCAAAAATGCTGTGCTGCTCTCTTTCTATCTAGTGGCCCCTGCTCAAGGATTAGGACTAGCTCATATACAACTTATTTTtccagaaaaaaaaatatattaattcatAAAAAAGGAAGGAGATAGCATTCTATGTCATGAGTTAGCAAGAAGTGCATTAGAAGGGAGTGTTTTATTATCCTAAACCAGGATTTATGCCATGTAACAGAATCTCAAGTAGTACCTCTATTACTTGCATGAAATGCAGATGTGCATTATACTTTCAAGGAAAATAGTGGAGGATAAGAAATACAACTAAACCTACAATTTTTTAAATTGACTAGAAAAACAGCAGAACAAATATTTTCTATGCTTTGTCTTCTGCGACGAAAACTACAAAGATCTTTCCCTTTCAACCTCAGATGCTCCCTTAGCGATTGATTGGAGTATGCATCCTCTCAACTATTCTATTCACTGCATCACGGGACATGACTAACGTGTCATGTAGCAAAATACTGTAGACATTTAGACCCTGCCAAGGAACAAAGAAGACGAGATTGGCTTTTTTGCAGTCATTTCAAGTGATGAACTCAAACAAATTGTGTAGCTTTCCCTATTTTTAACTAACCGTATTGCAGGCACAAAAAACTGCATAATGAAGGATTGTGGCAAATGCAAATTATGCATAACAATATCAAGAATGTTATCAAAGTCATTTTAACAAACTCGCATGAGTGCAAGCCCAAAGGTCATTGTGGAAACACATGCTTATATGCACACTGATGCTAATATAATTGGAAACTTACTATTGAAGGCAACACGTTGACATAATGTACATTCTGAGTAGCCAACTTTAGCTTTTCACTGATTGGGCCACCATCCACCAGCAGAAGCTTCTTGGTATTCTCCAATTGGTTGAAATAGTTCACTATGTTTTTTGTTTTGTGCGAAGAAATCTCTAAATCCTCAAAAACCATAAGCTGCATGCAGTGCAATAGAAAATCAATGAAGTAATGTAAAAAAAACAACAGCTTAAATCATGTGTTGTGAAGGAAAGGAGTTACACAACACGAATAACACAATAACCACAGTATATGCCCTAGTATAAACCAAAACTAGTTGATTCTTGAAGCTGATCAAGATTGATCAAAACTTGACCAACTCTTCCTCAACTCGTGAAGAGCTCACATGAAATTACATATCATTGTTCCAAAAATAGGGAGCTTTAAACTACTGAAACTATAAAATAAAGCAGTCTTCTGTGGAAAAACATTCTCTCAAATCCTGCTAGAACTTGCTCTAAGGAACAAACATAGTATGTCCTCCaacatcaaaaaaaaaatcataaattgaaATCATCCAAAAAATAAACTGTGGTTGAAAACGAAATTCTTTTGCATATCTAAATACTTTCTAATACGAAGAGCACAAAATATGCCACACAAAAGAAATGATAACCAAGACTTGCAATCTACATCCAAAGTAAGGTGGCATTTGACTGGAAAGCAATAGATCTGGTTTTGGTAGAAAAGATAATGGGTTTGATTTCTAAAGATGTAGATTTGGCACCCGTTCAAAACAAATTTTGaaaacattgtttgtttataGAACATgatcattttttgaaaaaaaaatcaaaaaacaataAGTTGGTTTAGGAaagtttttgggtgaaattttttcCTCCACTCAAAAAACTTTaagttttttttcaaataaaatgcacgtccaaacacaacttcaactttcaaaaattatttttcaacacaaattcgaaaattcttttttcaagttttaaccaaatctatgtccaaacgctagcttagATTTGACTTTGAGTTTGATTtccagaaaaatatgtatttctAGATTTGATTTTGGGAATTGGAAAACAATTGCATTTAAGAAAACATCGATGAAGCCTTGATAACTATTGGGTAGCTTTCACTTCTAAATTATTTGGTTGCTTTCATTTTGGTAAATATTACTAACAGATTAAAACCACTTAAACATTTTTTTCTATTAAACACACTCTAGAATAaccaaaaggaaaaaagttcgaaaagaggaaggaaatgagacctatgttgcgcggactctccaaaatgctgccgcacccgtgtcggatcctccaaaaatgcactactttgGAGGATTTGAAACGCACCCGGTGACATTTCGGAGAATCCGAGCAACACAGAATGAGACAGCAAGTTTTggcctttatttatttttatttttttgttaagtTGATCTCACATTGCTGTTTGgtttcaaaaatgataaaacatcTCAACGACTCATCATTTACTCTTTCAGTTTCTATtttattttgctttctttttgtTCCACGGTTCTTTTGAGGAAAAGTTCCCAAACAAAAAATAATGTGTGCGTGGAAGGGGGGTGTGGCTTGCCTTCCCTTCAGCTGCACGAGCTGATAGTGCAATCTTCAATCCTAGCCGCCGAACCTTCTTATTCAGTTTGATTGCGTGACTTCGTGGCTTTGGACCGTGCATAGTTGCACCACCTCGAAACTGCAGTGATCATGAAAACCCATCATAATTTTTCTGAAGCGATATATCAAGTCATCGTAAATTGTTATGAATTCAAGAAAATCTGAACAAGAAAAAAGGCAAGGTAATGTTACCTGAGCACCACGCAGTGTTCCATGCCTCGCTCGTCCTGTGCCCTTCTGCCTCCACGGTTTTCTACCGGTCCCACTAACTTCACTAATAGTTTTAGTTGAATGGGTTCCCTGCAACATTCACCAAGAGAAGGTCTACAACGCTATTTGAATCCTCTACTGCCTTGGCAAGTAACTATAATTTACAAAGCTTGCAGAATCAGGGGAACAAGCATAAAGATAGAAAGCAGGTGGGAGAATAGGAGGCCCTGATGTTTAGGAGGATAATTGGTTGGGACAGGGAGCTTTAAAGATTCTTTTTTCAGATATTTATATCCTAAGTCAACAACATGGATGTAAAATTGGAGAAGCTTGGACCCATCAAGGATGGAACCTAACTTTTAGAAGATTTTTTAATGACTGGGAAATTATGAGAATAATTAATTTCTATGAGGTGCTTGGGGACAGTTCAAGGGCACAGAACAAAGGGAAGACAGATTATGGAGGCAGAGCAACAGTCGGGGAATCTTCACAGTCAAAGCTACCTATGGGACTCTCAACAAAGCTCCAATTCAGCTAGAACTGTGGCCATGGAAACATATATGGAAAGTCAAAATCCCAGACAAAGTGGCATGTTTCTCGTGGTTAGTGATAAAAGAGGCTTGTTTAACAGAAgaaaatctgatgaagagaggcTTTCCTTTGTGCTCTAGATGCCATCTATGTGGCAGGAAGGCTGAGACCAACTGCCATCTATTTTTGCATTGTGAGGTTACCTCACAAATCTGGAATATTTTTTGTGTATGAGGGGTCTCTCTTGGGCAATGCCAAAAAGCTCCTTGGAATTGCTTAAATGCTGGAACAGGGGAGGCGGTCTTCCCAGACAGAAAAGCAGATGGAAGATGATACCACCATGCATTTGGTGGACTATCTAGACAGAAAGAAATCTAAAGATGTTTTGAGGGTACAGGCAGCCCAATTCAGAAGATCAAGATGAAtgcccttttttattttatttttggtgtaaaaaGGAATTTACAGTCAATACTGAATCTAATCCTAGAGATTTTAGAATCCTTGTAAGTTGTATAGGATATatgttttttttcctcttttcttttcacttttcctCCGGTAAATATGGCTTTGGTACAGCTTTAGTGCCCTGTTATATGAAAATTGTTATCATTCTCAAAAAATAGGAGGCCCTGATGATTTAAATGATACACAGTAGATCACTTTTTGTCTGCAACATTTTTCTTTAGCAAGGCAATTTTTTCAAGGGCATATGAGTTTCTgtgacccccccccccaaaaaaaaaaatctctttgTTTCCCACAGAAGCAATTGacagaaaagatgaaaaatggaaaaTGCTCTTAAGCATGGGAAACAGAGTATGCTGTCTATAATTCAAAATTTGGGATTCAGGAAAAAACATGCACATACCTGCTGTCGTTTTGCTAGCTGCCATCTCACAACACGATGAATAATATCTTTCCTAATTGGCACATCAAAAACATCCCCAGCCAAACACATAAAACCTTTGTCTTCATTATGAAAGTTCGTTACTGGAATGACCAAGTCCTGATGGAGCCCTGCCACATACAGTAATCAAAAAGATAGTAACAGAAAGTCAGATGATATAGATTCATCCACTGAGAGTAAGTTTTCAGTATATTATAAGGAGACAGACATAATACCAACTCCATTTTGTACAATCAATATGTGGCGATCATCCTTACAAAGGGCAACATATGATGATCTAGAAAGTGTTCCCACATAGTAGGTAAAAGGTAAAGCAAGCAACAAACAGTTTCAACTATTACTTGTGTGAGAAAGCACAACAACATATCCAGTaatatcccacaccgtggggtctaggtgtgtgagaaagcacgggagaaaaataTATTGTTGATATTCTTAACTATGTTACAACGAACCCTATTTATAAGTATACACAATACATATCCTACTCTTATTACATACGGGACTAGGACTaattatatatattcacataactatctaacactccccctcaagctggtgcacataaatcatatgtaccgagcttgttacatatgtaactaatacgagaaccagtgagggacttggtgaaaatgtCTACAAACTGATCATTCGAcatcacaaactttgtagcaatatctcctgagagtatcttttcttATACATAGTGACattcaatctcaatgtgtttagttctctcatggaacactgaatttgatgcaatatgaatagcagcttgattatcacacacaagttccaTATGGCTAATCTCACCAAAttttaactccttgagcaactgtttTATCCAAATTagttcacatgttgccatagtcattgctcgatattctgcttcagcactagaccgagcaaccacatttTGTTTCTTACTCCTCCAAGACACCAAATTACCTTCTACTAAGACACAATATctagacgtagaacgtctatcataAGGTGACCCTGCCCAATCAGCATTTGAGTATCCAACGATCTGTTCATGGCCTTGATCCTCAAACAATAATCATTTGCttggagctgattttatataccgaagaatgcggacaactgcatcccaatgactatcacagggagaattcataaactgactcacaacactcacaggaaaggaaatgtcaggtttagtcactgtgaggtaatttaatttaccaaccagccgCAAGAGCGGCTGAACGGCTCCCCCCTGTCctgacaaaagtttagaattcggatcatCGGAGTGTCAATAGGTCTACAACATGCCATTAATGTCTCCTCAAGAATGCTTAAGGCATACTTTCAAATACCTGAGGCTAGACTGAGCAACTTCAATACCCAAAAAATACTTTAATCTGCCAAGATCCTTAgtctgaaaattttgaaagagatgttgcttcaacttagtaataccatcctgatcattgccggtaataacaatatcgtcaacataaacgATCAGATAAATACAGAGATTTGAAACAGAATGCCAATAAaatacagagtgatcagcttcactacgagctATGTCAAACTCTTGGATAACTATATTGAACTTATCAAATGAGCttgaggagactgctttagaccataaagtgaccggcgcaagcgacatacaaggccactagactcccCCGGAACAACAAAACcgggtggttgctccatataaactttaTCCTCAAGGTCACCATGAAGAAaaacattcttaatgtccaactaATAGAGAGACCAATGGCGAACAGTAGCTATGGATAAGAAAAGGCGGACTGATGTTAATTTCAGCCACAAGAGAGAAAAAATCATtataatcgagcccaaatatctgagtatatcccttggcaacaagacgggccttaAGAACCTGTCCATCTGGACCAACTTCGACTGCAtacacccaacgacaaccaatagtatatttacctgaaggaagaggaacaagttCCCAAGTACCACTCACATGTAAAGAAGACATCTCATCAACCATAGCATGTTGTCATTCTGGATGAGACAGTGCTTCACTTGTAGACTTGGGGATAGAAacagaggacaaagaagatacaaaagcataatggggtgatgacAAACGaagataacttaaaccgacataatggggattaggattaagtgtggtccgtatacctttccgaagtgcaatcgaccgactaagaggagacaagtccgcagtaggagCAAGGTTAGGTGCAGGACGTGAATCGGTTGGGCCTGATGCTGGGCGCGGACGACGACGATAAGTCAAAAGTGGTGTTCCTATGGGAATCTAGGAGGAGCAACACTAGATTCTTCAACGGTTGGTATAGGTAAGACTTTTATGGTTTAGAATGTAGGAGGAGCGATAGGTGGTGGGGCTGAAGCTAGAGTTGGGGTTGTAAGTGATGGAGTCGTGGAGGAAGGTGAGGGGAaatagtgactgaatctccaaaaaatGGAACTGGTAGCACCTTAGAAATGTCTAAGTGACCACCTAGGCCTGTGAAGTATGGCTGAGTTTCAAAAAAAGTAACATCAGCAGACATAAGGCACTGCTGGAGGTCGGATGAGTAGCATCAATACCCCTTTGCGTTCTCGGGTAACCTAGAAATACACACTTAAAAGCACGGGGAGCTAACTAATATTTTCCTAGAGTAAGgttatgaacaaaacatgtgCTCCCAAAGACGCGAGGTGGAAGACAGAACAACGATGGTGAGTGAGGAAACAacacagagaatggaacttgattcAGGATAGTTGAGGATGGCATACGATTAAGAAGATAACAAGATGTGAGAACTGCATCTCCCAAAAAACGCAACggaacatgagattgtatgagtaggatACGAGCAGTCTCAATGAGATGCCTATTCTTCCTTTCtgctactccattttgttgaggtgtgtatggacaagatgtttgatgaatgaTCCCATGAGAGTTCACAAACTGCTGAAATGGAGAGGACAAATACTCtggggcattatcactacgaaatgtgcggatagaaaccccaaattgattatGGATTTCAGCATGAAAGGtctgaaaaataaaaaacaactcAGATCGATTTTCATCAagaatatccaagtgcacctcgaataatcatcaatgaaactaacaaagTAGTGAAATCCCAAGgtagaactgacccgactaggaccccaaacatctggaTGGACTAAAGTgaaaggtgactctgctcgattatcagGACATTgagggaaatgggagcgagtaTGCTTACCGAACTGACATGACTCACACACTAGAGTGGACAAGTGAGACAAACCAGGTACCGTTTTCTGAAGTTTTGAtaaactgggatgtcccaaccgtttatgtaataaatctggtgaatcagtaacagaACAAGTTGTCGATGTGGGTAAAtatgatttagcaaggataaggtaataaagtccatttAATTCACGTTTGATACCAATGATCCACCCTGTACTGTGTTCTTGTATAAAAacaaggtcatcaagaaataaaacagaacatttaagtgatttggctgaGCGATTAACGgttatgagattaaaaggactaatAGGAACATAAAGAGCTGAATTCAAAGGTAAAGAAGGAAATCGACTTGCTTGACCTATTCTAGTTGTCATGGTTTGAGACCAGTTGGTCATTGTGACTGTTGGAAAAGATTGAGAATAtaaaatagtagtgaaaagagatttgttaccagagatgtgatcagaagcatctgaatcaatgacccaagaatCGGAGGATGAAAATTGGGAGACGCAAGTCACAATATTACATGTTTGAACAACGGACTCTGAAGATGTTTGTTTGCATGCTTTGTACtaaaggaactcaatataatctgGTAGAGAAACCATCCAACCATTCATAGTATTACATCCCATTTCGCTACAACTAATTTCTCAAATTCTTGATTGAAACTTATATGGTTAACCTTAGAATGCCAAATCAGAACAAGTTAAGCTGGATACTCTCCTTTTTTCCCCTTAGTTAGATGGAGATGGAAAGGGAAAGACGGCCTCTAGAAACCAAGTTCTTCACTTGAAAtagtgaaaaatgaagaaatgtcTGGGAAAACACTATTCACAACAGGGAAAGCACTATTCACACCGGAATCACTGTTCACGCCAGAAAAAGTGCACTGTTCACGTCGGAAAAGATAAAAGTTGTCAGAATTTGATGTAACTTATATGTGTAGGCTCGGAATTGCATGAGCAACACACTCACTGTCCAAAAGAAGTTTTGCAAAAAACTGGCCGGAAATAGCCTCACGCGCCGGCGTGTGGACGTCGGAACTTCGCCGGAAAAAATCTTTAGGCGGCGCGTGAGGGTACGTGGGTGATTTTCCACTGGAGAATTTTTTAAGGGTTGGTTGCCGGAGGCTGATCTACTTCGTAGTGGTGTTggtttttgcacaacactgaTGGATAATATTCTTCTTGCAGACAGACCTGTTTTGGTCGGAAAAAAGGCTTCTAGTTGGCTGATTTCTCTTCCCGGAGTCGCTGGAATTGATGCACAGCGATAAATTTCTCACAGTTACTCTGATACAATGTGAGAAAGTACggaagaaaaatatattattgatattcttAACTATGTTACAACGAGCTATATTTATAAGTATACACAATACATAACCTACTCTTATTACATATGTGACTAGGACTaattatatatattcacataactaTCTAACAACTTCTTCGTTACTTCTAAATCTAAAGAGGAATAAAATAGCATAATTTACTTAAACCAACAATGTGGCGATCAACGAAAAAACAGTTCCATGAAGCATGATAGCTAACTTTGTTTTCATTAAATTCCTTCAGCTTCTAAATCAAGTCATGGGAATACGAGGAACTATAATTCCACTAaacaatattttataattttttctgcCAAATAGCTGACCCCAACATGCTTGGGATTGCGGTGTAGCAGTGTTGTACTAGTACCAAATACTTAAAAATACACACTCATTCTCTAGAAAGTTGATGAGGAAAACTAGAACTTCCCCAAAAACATAAACATGATTGAAGCCAAAAATACTTGTTTTGCCAAATGTGGTATCCAATAACGTTCTACTTTATGCTATTCTTTATAAACTAAGGGGGCTCAAGAAAATAATATTGGTAGGTCCTACACAAAATGGTCGAAATAGGATTATTCACTCAAGATGATTAAACACTATTTACAATTACAAGATGATTGATCAAATATAATGCTATTACCATGCCGTTAAACGCTTGCCACTCCTTTAGATTAGGTGGAGCATTTTTATCCCAGTGAGCAAAATATACAAAGGAATAGATATTATTATCCTATCCTAAAGCTCTCAAAGCACATAGATCAAGAAACTAGATAAAACATGTTTTTGCTTCCCATACTTGGAGTTTAGAAGTCAGTACTTCAGAGATTTGAGAAGAAGCTAGAATGTTGGTAGAAACGTTTTCTCAATAAGGGAAACAAATTGGCATTGATTAGTAGCACGCTCTCAAGCTTGCCAACATATTATGTTCCAGATGTAGACCATAATATAGTGTCACGGAAAATCAAGTTTAAAGATTGTGTGATTTTTTATGCtagtttatttttatgttttgtcaCCAATTTAAGGCTTTATATCTTTTATAAGTGTCAATTTTGGTTTCCAATACCCACATTTTACAGCCTTCTTTAAAAATTTCATATTTGTAGGCATTTTCCCGATAATTTCAGAATTCTTGCAGTTCTGCAAGAAACAGATTTTGTATGTTTAGTAGtatattggaaacagcctctctatcctcacaaggtagggataaggtctgcgtatacactaccctccccagaccccacggtgtagGATAATAATGggcatgttgttgttgttgttgttgttgtagtatagAAAGAGTTTTAGTAATTAGAGGTTGCTTTTGTTGAAATGGAGTTTACTTTCTACTACATTTGGGGAATACTTTTTAGAATAGGATTAGGTCTTTTGTGGAAAGAGGAGAATTAAAAAGTTTAACATGGGCACTCAAGAGCCAAGACCATTCACCAGTAAAACTAGGGGGATGGGGATGAGAGACAAGAGGATATTCAGCAAGCATTTGTTGGGTCAATGGATGAAGAGGTACGCGCGAAGTGTTTGGATGAGGGTATTCAAAATATACAGATATAGATAAACTTAAAACTACAGcttaaaatacaaataaaatctTATCCAAAACCATGAGCTGGTCACGTGATATTTTCTCCAACATGAAGGAGGTGGTAAAATTGAGAAATTCCAAAAGTAGTTCATCAGATAAACTAGTATCGAACTGCCATGTGGTGAGATAACATGAAAGGCTGGAAAGAGTTCCACAAAATGTTTAGTTTAAAAGTAGGGGAAGGGACCCGAGTTAGTTTCCAGGGAGACTGGTGGTATGGTTAGTATCCCTTGTTCAGGAAATTTCAACAACCTTTTTATATCCCAATGCCAGGGTGCAAAGGTTGGGGACATTACTAAGAGTGAGCAAGGGAGGACAGGATATAAAGTTTAGACGATTGTACAAGATCAGGAGATGAGCCTTAGGAGCATGTAACTCTACATTACTCCATAAATATTGCATTTATTGCCAGTATGGGGAGATGGAGGAGCTGAAAGAATCCTTGACTCTACTATACCCTTAATTATTGCGAAGGCAGGATTAGACTGCGGGACGTGGACGCCATAGTTGGGAGAAAGCTTCtctattattttttctttctagtTTGTTAAGGATGGGAAGCACAGAGTTTATACTGTACTAGGGCCACAACAAGATTTAAATTTTCGTGTTGATAGCTGTTTGGAGTTGTTGAAGAATATGAGCATCGAACCCAAAACCTTAATTCAATGGATAGAGTGGCTCAAGATTAACCCTTAAACGACCAATATTGAGGGCCAAGTGTATGCTCTAACATAACATCCTCCCGCATATGTAACCTTGTTTTAGGGTTTACAAGTGGATTTTTGAAGACTTGTTTTCATCCTTTTTTTAAGAAAACGGAAAGATGGACCTAAGGTAGAGACTAGAGAGGGAGCAGCTGACGAG
This DNA window, taken from Nicotiana tabacum cultivar K326 chromosome 15, ASM71507v2, whole genome shotgun sequence, encodes the following:
- the LOC107762007 gene encoding uncharacterized protein LOC107762007 encodes the protein MALSISRRLLCSVASLNSLGRLGSPLSASNGKCHILGIDMPCVESSVSRKDESFFLSCRRYSTTILTPDSSDGSFPSDLLTKKRVSTPEREIGLHQDLVIPVTNFHNEDKGFMCLAGDVFDVPIRKDIIHRVVRWQLAKRQQGTHSTKTISEVSGTGRKPWRQKGTGRARHGTLRGAQFRGGATMHGPKPRSHAIKLNKKVRRLGLKIALSARAAEGKLMVFEDLEISSHKTKNIVNYFNQLENTKKLLLVDGGPISEKLKLATQNVHYVNVLPSIGLNVYSILLHDTLVMSRDAVNRIVERMHTPINR